From the Manihot esculenta cultivar AM560-2 chromosome 3, M.esculenta_v8, whole genome shotgun sequence genome, one window contains:
- the LOC122723249 gene encoding uncharacterized protein LOC122723249 isoform X1: protein MASSSKPIPFIEKNYGLAFHQSMQQLVDEIHKETLNLSHFINVFYRLMQSKVDPPIETIWIYSALSFRSRKKANQDLSDHILIVKELFQLISRCSGPCGASKSIALLAPVVFQVYNLVVELLGKDLGARRVKKAAKEAKSLIGEIIGYVSVCCGKDVSKESDSNLSVSFLDLASLWIDGNDGLKGFLPLTSDEIYKEISVGGSTVANLAGVVISEVFLLKLCLDLRIGNRGEALEKELRSWIVGSITGLQSFYFFETLVRMLLEPALPVTSLLVSFFFSPLFNSLDFLYCLICYFSQS, encoded by the exons ATGGCCTCGTCTTCGAAACCCATTCCTTTTATCGAGAAAAATTATGGGCTCGCATTCCACCAATCAATGCAACAACTCGTAGATGAAATACACAAAGAAACATTAAATTTGTCTCATTTCATCAATGTATTCTACCGATTAATGCAATCGAAAGTTGATCCTCCTATAGAAACGATCTGGATCTACTCTGCTTTGTCCTTCAGGAGCCGAAAAAAAGCAAACCAGGATCTTTCAGATCATATTCTGATTGTAAAGGAACTGTTTCAACTTATTTCGAGATGCTCAGGTCCGTGTGGTGCTTCGAAAAGCATAGCATTGCTAGCTCCTGTTGTTTTCCAAGTTTATAATTTGGTTGTTGAGTTATTGGGCAAAGATTTGGGAGCTAGGAGAGTGAAGAAAGCTGCTAAGGAGGCCAAGTCTTTGATTGGGGAGATTATTGGATATGTAAGTGTGTGTTGTGGTAAGGATGTCAGTAAGGAAAGTGATTCAAATTTGAGTGTATCGTTTTTAGATTTGGCTAGTCTCTGGATTGATGGGAACGACGGCTTGAAGGGTTTTTTACCTCTCACGAGTGATGAGATATATAAAGAGATTAGTGTTGGAGGGTCAACAGTTGCAAACTTGGCTGGAGTTGTTATTTCTGAGGTTTTCTTGTTGAAGCTATGCTTGGATTTACGAATAGGGAATCGAGGGGAAGCGCTGGAGAAGGAACTGAGAAGTTGGATTGTTGGCTCAATAACTGGGTTACAGAGCTTCTACTTCTTCG AGACTCTTGTGAGGATGCTGTTGGAGCCAGCCTTGCCTGTGACTTCACTATTGGttagtttctttttttctccACTGTTTAATTCCTTAGACTTTCTATACTGCTTGATTTGTTACTTCTCACAATCATAG
- the LOC122723249 gene encoding uncharacterized protein LOC122723249 isoform X3, with amino-acid sequence MASSSKPIPFIEKNYGLAFHQSMQQLVDEIHKETLNLSHFINVFYRLMQSKVDPPIETIWIYSALSFRSRKKANQDLSDHILIVKELFQLISRCSGPCGASKSIALLAPVVFQVYNLVVELLGKDLGARRVKKAAKEAKSLIGEIIGYVSVCCGKDVSKESDSNLSVSFLDLASLWIDGNDGLKGFLPLTSDEIYKEISVGGSTVANLAGVVISEVFLLKLCLDLRIGNRGEALEKELRSWIVGSITGLQSFYFFETLVRMLLEPALPVTSLLIGFGLCL; translated from the exons ATGGCCTCGTCTTCGAAACCCATTCCTTTTATCGAGAAAAATTATGGGCTCGCATTCCACCAATCAATGCAACAACTCGTAGATGAAATACACAAAGAAACATTAAATTTGTCTCATTTCATCAATGTATTCTACCGATTAATGCAATCGAAAGTTGATCCTCCTATAGAAACGATCTGGATCTACTCTGCTTTGTCCTTCAGGAGCCGAAAAAAAGCAAACCAGGATCTTTCAGATCATATTCTGATTGTAAAGGAACTGTTTCAACTTATTTCGAGATGCTCAGGTCCGTGTGGTGCTTCGAAAAGCATAGCATTGCTAGCTCCTGTTGTTTTCCAAGTTTATAATTTGGTTGTTGAGTTATTGGGCAAAGATTTGGGAGCTAGGAGAGTGAAGAAAGCTGCTAAGGAGGCCAAGTCTTTGATTGGGGAGATTATTGGATATGTAAGTGTGTGTTGTGGTAAGGATGTCAGTAAGGAAAGTGATTCAAATTTGAGTGTATCGTTTTTAGATTTGGCTAGTCTCTGGATTGATGGGAACGACGGCTTGAAGGGTTTTTTACCTCTCACGAGTGATGAGATATATAAAGAGATTAGTGTTGGAGGGTCAACAGTTGCAAACTTGGCTGGAGTTGTTATTTCTGAGGTTTTCTTGTTGAAGCTATGCTTGGATTTACGAATAGGGAATCGAGGGGAAGCGCTGGAGAAGGAACTGAGAAGTTGGATTGTTGGCTCAATAACTGGGTTACAGAGCTTCTACTTCTTCG AGACTCTTGTGAGGATGCTGTTGGAGCCAGCCTTGCCTGTGACTTCACTATTG
- the LOC122723249 gene encoding uncharacterized protein LOC122723249 isoform X4, whose translation MASSSKPIPFIEKNYGLAFHQSMQQLVDEIHKETLNLSHFINVFYRLMQSKVDPPIETIWIYSALSFRSRKKANQDLSDHILIVKELFQLISRCSGPCGASKSIALLAPVVFQVYNLVVELLGKDLGARRVKKAAKEAKSLIGEIIGYVSVCCGKDVSKESDSNLSVSFLDLASLWIDGNDGLKGFLPLTSDEIYKEISVGGSTVANLAGVVISEVFLLKLCLDLRIGNRGEALEKELRSWIVGSITGLQSFYFFETLVRMLLEPALPVTSLLTLR comes from the exons ATGGCCTCGTCTTCGAAACCCATTCCTTTTATCGAGAAAAATTATGGGCTCGCATTCCACCAATCAATGCAACAACTCGTAGATGAAATACACAAAGAAACATTAAATTTGTCTCATTTCATCAATGTATTCTACCGATTAATGCAATCGAAAGTTGATCCTCCTATAGAAACGATCTGGATCTACTCTGCTTTGTCCTTCAGGAGCCGAAAAAAAGCAAACCAGGATCTTTCAGATCATATTCTGATTGTAAAGGAACTGTTTCAACTTATTTCGAGATGCTCAGGTCCGTGTGGTGCTTCGAAAAGCATAGCATTGCTAGCTCCTGTTGTTTTCCAAGTTTATAATTTGGTTGTTGAGTTATTGGGCAAAGATTTGGGAGCTAGGAGAGTGAAGAAAGCTGCTAAGGAGGCCAAGTCTTTGATTGGGGAGATTATTGGATATGTAAGTGTGTGTTGTGGTAAGGATGTCAGTAAGGAAAGTGATTCAAATTTGAGTGTATCGTTTTTAGATTTGGCTAGTCTCTGGATTGATGGGAACGACGGCTTGAAGGGTTTTTTACCTCTCACGAGTGATGAGATATATAAAGAGATTAGTGTTGGAGGGTCAACAGTTGCAAACTTGGCTGGAGTTGTTATTTCTGAGGTTTTCTTGTTGAAGCTATGCTTGGATTTACGAATAGGGAATCGAGGGGAAGCGCTGGAGAAGGAACTGAGAAGTTGGATTGTTGGCTCAATAACTGGGTTACAGAGCTTCTACTTCTTCG AGACTCTTGTGAGGATGCTGTTGGAGCCAGCCTTGCCTGTGACTTCACTATTG ACTCTACGATGA
- the LOC122723249 gene encoding uncharacterized protein LOC122723249 isoform X2: MASSSKPIPFIEKNYGLAFHQSMQQLVDEIHKETLNLSHFINVFYRLMQSKVDPPIETIWIYSALSFRSRKKANQDLSDHILIVKELFQLISRCSGPCGASKSIALLAPVVFQVYNLVVELLGKDLGARRVKKAAKEAKSLIGEIIGYVSVCCGKDVSKESDSNLSVSFLDLASLWIDGNDGLKGFLPLTSDEIYKEISVGGSTVANLAGVVISEVFLLKLCLDLRIGNRGEALEKELRSWIVGSITGLQSFYFFETLVRMLLEPALPVTSLLIVHVSTA; encoded by the exons ATGGCCTCGTCTTCGAAACCCATTCCTTTTATCGAGAAAAATTATGGGCTCGCATTCCACCAATCAATGCAACAACTCGTAGATGAAATACACAAAGAAACATTAAATTTGTCTCATTTCATCAATGTATTCTACCGATTAATGCAATCGAAAGTTGATCCTCCTATAGAAACGATCTGGATCTACTCTGCTTTGTCCTTCAGGAGCCGAAAAAAAGCAAACCAGGATCTTTCAGATCATATTCTGATTGTAAAGGAACTGTTTCAACTTATTTCGAGATGCTCAGGTCCGTGTGGTGCTTCGAAAAGCATAGCATTGCTAGCTCCTGTTGTTTTCCAAGTTTATAATTTGGTTGTTGAGTTATTGGGCAAAGATTTGGGAGCTAGGAGAGTGAAGAAAGCTGCTAAGGAGGCCAAGTCTTTGATTGGGGAGATTATTGGATATGTAAGTGTGTGTTGTGGTAAGGATGTCAGTAAGGAAAGTGATTCAAATTTGAGTGTATCGTTTTTAGATTTGGCTAGTCTCTGGATTGATGGGAACGACGGCTTGAAGGGTTTTTTACCTCTCACGAGTGATGAGATATATAAAGAGATTAGTGTTGGAGGGTCAACAGTTGCAAACTTGGCTGGAGTTGTTATTTCTGAGGTTTTCTTGTTGAAGCTATGCTTGGATTTACGAATAGGGAATCGAGGGGAAGCGCTGGAGAAGGAACTGAGAAGTTGGATTGTTGGCTCAATAACTGGGTTACAGAGCTTCTACTTCTTCG AGACTCTTGTGAGGATGCTGTTGGAGCCAGCCTTGCCTGTGACTTCACTATTG